From the genome of Triticum aestivum cultivar Chinese Spring chromosome 1A, IWGSC CS RefSeq v2.1, whole genome shotgun sequence:
CAAAAGATCGGTGCACAAGGACTCTAAACTGGACAAAGACGGTGGGCATATCTTCGAGAAGGATGGCATCATCTATAACTGCGCCTGTTCGGTTTGCGACTTAGGGTCTGAGATGAATCAGTATGCACTTCTGTGTTCTATCGTATGTGTTGAGGCCTGAGTGGAAGTGAAGTATACATTGATTCAAGCACCCACAAACTGTTCTATCTATGCAGGTTCTGCATTATGCAGCTGATCATGCTACCTGAAAAACACCTGCACCTCTTCTACAAGAAGGGTCCAATTGGCCATGATCAGATGGCAGAGGAACGGGTCGAGGATTTTGGTAATCGTGTCAATGATGCTATCAAGGAATTTGCTCGTCTGTTTGAGGAAGTTACTGGAAATGAGTTCGAGCCATGGGAGAGAGAAAAGAAGTTTGAGAAGAAGAGCATGAAGATGTACCCCTTAGACATGGTACATCTTTTAGCTTCTTCCTTCTCTGATTCCATGCTTTGGAGTAGCACCCAGAAACATTactgttttttttctttccttgGCAGGATGTCGGTTTCGACGTGCGTCATGGAGGTGCAGCACTTCGTCAACTGGGAGCTGCAGCAGCACACTGCAAGCTTGACCCTGCTATTTCTTTTCTTCTAAAGCAATTGTGCGGCCAAGAAATATACAGGTATCAGTTAACTTCTGTGTTGCTAGTTGAAAACATCGATTAAATTTGTCTTGGGAAATAATTGGaaaacaacatgtctatgtttcttGGGGAATCTTTGAAATGGCTGTAATAGTATAGCCTCCTAAATTTAGGGGCCATCAGTTTGTCAAGAGATGGTAAAAAATGTTACCTTACTGGTCTGTGTCACAGGTATGCTCTGACAGAGATGGCCCAGGATCTGCCTGACCTTCCTGTTGGGATGCTTACGGATCTCCATTTGAAGAGAGGTTTGCCCTTAAACATTTCTGTTTGCCTCACTTGTCAGTCTATATCATCAACTGTTCCAATTGGCAGGGGAGGAAGTGCTACTTGAATGGATCCGAGACGCGGAAGCAGTGCCGGAGTCCGGCCCTGCTGCTGATGCATTGTGGATAGAGATAAGCAACAAGTGGTTCACCCTGTTCCCCACAACTCGGCCATATATAATGAGGGGGTTTGAACAGATTGCCGACAATGTACGGTTGCATACCATACTTCTCACATTATCTCCAGTCAGTTAACCTATTCATGACGATCTCAAGGTTTGTTCCGAATGCAGGTGGCCTCTGGTTTCGAGACGATCCGCGATATAAATGTTGCGTCTCATCTCATAGGAGATGTTTTTGGGTCAACCTTAGATGATCCGCTGTCTGAATGCTACAAGAAGCTGGGTTGTTCAATCAACAGCGTTCCTGAAGATTCAGATGATTACAAGATGATTGTCAAGTACCTGGAGAAAACGTACGAGCCGGTCAAGGTTGACGACGTGGTAAGGCGTCGCACTGCCATGCCTTTAGCTTTTCTTCACCCATGGTTGGTTCTGCCTTATGATCCGCTCTCTTTCAGGTCTATGGCGTGTCGGTGGATCGGATATATGCCGTTGAGTCCAGTGCATTCCCTTCTTATGAAGAAATAAAGAAACTGCCAAACAAAGTTCTTCTCTGGTGTGGTACGTCCGTGCATGTTGCGGTTTAGCTGATGTGTTGCTGATTGTTGGTACTGTCACTCGCGTTTTAACTTGTCGGCCTCTTGTTTTGCGCAGGAACTAGGAGCTCGAACCTGCTCAGGCATCTGCATAAAGGATTCATGCCTGCTGTTTGTCATCTGCCTGTGCCCGGATACATGGTAATTCTCCTGTTACGTGGTCGATCCCTGTGCCAGTAGATAGGCTGAGCATGGTGCTGAAATCTTGTACACCGTTTGTGCAGTTTGGTCGAGCCATAGTCTGTTCGGACGCGGCGGCTGAAGCTGCTCGTTATGGCTATACGGCGGTGGACCGTCCAGAGGGATACCTGGTCTTGGCAGTGGCCTCTCTGGGGGAAGAGATCAAGGAGATAACGGGCACACCAGGAGCAGAGGTACTCTGACCCACCCTGTGTAATGTATACCCACacatttcaggatgtttttgaacCTGTTGTTACTCATTACTGATGTTGACATGTTGTCCTTCTGTTTTGGACCCAACAGGATGTGAAATCCCTGGAGGAGAAGAAGCTTGGCGTGAAGGgggtggggaggaagacgacggacgAGTCGGAGCACCTCACCTGGAGGGACGACGTCAAGGTGCCCTGCGGCAAGCTGGTGCCCTCGGGGAACGAGGACGGCCCTCTCGAGTACAACGAGTTCGCCGTGTATGACCCGAAGCAGGTACGCTGCCAAACTCGACGTGGCCGGTGATGTCTGTGTTTTGGTGATCAGCTTCGATGACGACGCCGTCCTGGTTGTGCAGGTGAGCATCCAGTTCCTGGTCGGGGTGAGGTACGAGGAGCAGAACATGGAGGTGGTGCCGGACGAGTGAAGCGTCCGCCCTCGGGCCTCCGGTCATGGCGGCGTCCGGCCGCGGTCAGGTCGACGGTTCCCTGTATTTTGGAACGCTTTAGTGGTAGTGGTAGTGACCGTTTAACGGTCGTGTGATCGGCGCGGCGATGTAGTTCGGCGATGATGTCGGTGGCCTGTGTCCCATTTTGGGCTGCCTCCAGGTTTCGTCCCCGTTGCCGCCGGTTAGTAGGCGTTGTTGGGTAACATGGAGGTAGGAGGAACGCTTGTGGTTGTAGTAGCTGAACATGTTGTGCCTGTATATATGTCTGTAGCAGaatgtgtgtatgtatgtatgtatctgcCAGCTGGGGTCCTGGTGCCGTGGTGCACGTAGCAGGAATGCATGTGGATGTTGGTTTGCTGTGCACTACTAGATCGTGCTGTGCTACATCCTGGGTTCTTGGTTTTATTTTAGAAATCTAGCACAGCAAGCCTGCTGTTGCATCTTCTTTTTTCTAGCCTATCTATGCTGTTGTATGTATCCATTCAATCCCGACATGACCAACAATACGTAGATAAATTGAACATAGCATAGGTCAGACAGGTATACCAAGTTCACAAGATATACCAAGTTCATTGATCCACTAATATCTATGACTAATAAACGATAATAAGGATAGAGAGGCGGTAGTACTTTTCGGTGTATGctgcttggcggcggcggcgccattagTGGACGAGGATGAGTAGGAGATGTCAGGCCGCTCAGACTCCCCAAGCCTAGCCGCAATGCCTTTACATTTTTGCGGTGGCGACGACGGTCGTTCGCCTCCGCTGAGGTCAAGGGCCGATGGATGACGTTGTGGAGGAGGTCGTCATTTGAGTCAGCGGCTCAGGCTAGCCATAGTGAGGGTAACTTAGTTAGTAACTTAACACATTCCAAGACAATTTTACTTAtatggcaagtatttaatgaggagagaggtgtctGGAGTAACATATAGTGAGGGTAACTTAgttagtaacttaacacatcccaagacaattttacttatgtggcaagtatttaataaGGAGAGAGGTGtctggagtaacataatatgttattgtaacatagcgcttctcgaggtaaaatgagtctataaagCAATAAATGAAACAATCTATGACACTACTATTAAgatactttgcattatgaaggtagtaactgaGACtaatgtcatatgcatgacactagtataaattactcccactatgaccagcctcagaCACATATCTACATGACCCGCAACCAGACCGGCTGGATTTGTCCTGCGTCGCCCACTATTTCGCACGGCGAGCAGCCTGTGCCTTCGAATGGGCCGGATAACCATGGGCTCGGCGGTACAGGTACCAGCGCACAATGCCGTCCGGGAGGAACAGGAGCTAGAAGTGTCAAGCCACACTACTTGCATTAAATAATGTTTGTGAAATGTTAAATTTTGTTCACACAATTTCAGAAAAAGGTACATACAATTTGAAAAAATTTACACAATTAACACATATGTAAAACAAATGTAGACTTAATTTGTGTTCAAAATTGTAGCATTCGAAAATGTTGACAagattttaaaaatatgttcataacattttaaaaaaatcataaaatgtaAAACAAATATTAAAACTTTTTTAAAACTGTTCATGGAATGTAAAAATATTGTTCGTATAATTTTCTAAAAATATTTTATACCATTAAAAAAGAATCATGACATTTATTAAAAAATCATGTTAAATAATATGTTTATGATTGTACAAAGTGTGTTTAAATAATGTTCGGCATGCAGTTAAAAAAATTAACGTCCATTTGGCAAATGTTCAACTTATGTTCAACATAAATTTTTAAAAATATTAGACGGTTATACGAAAAATGTTTTACttgtattaaaaaattgttcaccaTGTATTTGTAAGAATAATAACATGcattttaaaaaataaaacaaaagaacaGAAAAgggtaaaaataaataaataaaccaaaagaaAACTTTTGAAATCCAATAGAGATAACATAGTAAAAACTAAAAAAAACGTAGAGAATATTTACAAAATCGGGCAAAAGGTTCCTATAAGTTATCCAGGTCCGTAAAAATTTCCCAAAACCATATTGTAGGTCCGACCCACTAAGACAAATGGTGTATGCGAGGCTTTCTCTAATCTTGCAGTAGGCGAAATATAGCAGTGCCGCTAgaatttttttttggggggggggggggggggattcgcATTGGGGGAGGATTCGTATCCTCTTACGGCCTCTCGGCCCACCCCACCCTCATATACACAAGCCCGTGAggcgtttcttcctcctctcctgtgaTTCAAGCTTCGAGGTGTGTCCGCCATCTCAACTCTCAACCATGGAGGAGCAGGCGGACGGCATCGGCCTCCTCCCGGACTGCCTTCTAGGCACCATCGTCTCCATGCTCCCGCCCAAGGCCGCCGCCCGCACCACGCTGCTCTCGCGCCGATGGCGACACATCTGGCCGTCGCTGCCGCTAGACCTACAACACAACGCCGATTCGGACGCTCCTTTCCTGACCGCCGAGTCCATCAATTCCGTCCTCTCCTCGCACCGCGGCCCCATCCGCCGCTTCTGCGTGACTGATAGATCGCCGGCCGGAGTAAACACGTGGACACGAGGGAGATGAACGAGAGAGAGGTAGACGAAGACACCAGTATTTTGCGAGGTGCAACTGCcgtccttttttctgttttttttctttctttattctcTCGCCTGCACGCCCAACAGAACGTGGCCATTACATGCTAAGTCTCCGTATGATCCTACGGAGGATCGCCAGGAGGCTGACCAActcatcgacgactcgatctaaTTTTATGCGTGCACACACACGTGACAGGTCCTAATTATTTGCTACATGCAAACTAATTAAATGGAAAGCCAATGCATGCACGTATAAACACATACAGGTACAAACTAGTCTATACTGAACTAATGCATGGAGCTAAAGTCTAATGCAACATTTGGCAGACCTTGTAACAAGATTAGCACCAACAGTGACGACCCTCGACGGCGTCGGCACCTGCGCCTGGCTTCGAGCCCTAGCGGAGCGGCGCATTGACGACACCCTCATCGTGCGGTGGGCGTGCAGGTTCCAGCACCCCGTGCCCCGCACCCTGCTGGGCAAGGCCGCGGTTTCCATACGCCATCTGGATCTCCACTGCTACCGCCTCGGCCCTCCTAATGTCCCCTATTCTTCGGTGCCGGCCTTGCCGAACCTCGACTATCTCTACCTGTCCGACGTGATCATCTCCGAGGCGGCGCTCCACCGCATGATCGAGGTCTGCCCTGTTCTCCGAGAGCTGCATCTCTTCATGATCCATGGACTCCACCACGTTTGCTTCCGCTCCTGCACCCTGACGACCATGTCCATGAGCACGCCCTGTGTccctctcgatgagttctccataaGGATATCTTCAACAGTTTGTATGTTAGCATGTTGGTAAATGTCATGTCATCGACCAACACTTTAACATACAACAACTTCAATGGGTTGTATGTAGTTTGCCCATTAGGATGTGAGATAATAAATAAGGTGAtctctcattctacattggagcttgtgcaaagggtgttggttcatgtacatacaaccCTTCTCTCTTCCCTCATTTATTatatgacacatcatcaaaaattCTATGTGACAAAATTtaccaacaactatcttacaacTATTGAAGATGCCTTAAGGGACACACCCGCCCTTCAAAGCATCACCTTCACGCACATTGATCTTTGGCGTATACCAAATTTTATTAATTTTGGTAAGCGAAGGCTTCCAGAGCTTGTGCTTAAGCTGCCGAGCTTGGGCTCGCCCAGCCTTACTACTTTTTCTAATAAGGTATATGCACTGACTATTTGTTATATTAGCACTTGTAACTTTGTAGTGACTGATCAATTAGCGATAATTCAGTTAAGTCCAAAACATATTTTATGTTGTTGGTTTATCAATTTTAGCGGCCAAACATATAGATATCTAAATCTTTTTTGGTTTCTACTTGATGCAGAAACCCTTGCCCTTAGTAACCTCGCTCGTTTCGGTATGAAATTCACAAACGGCGAAGAGCTGACCAAAGCTATACACCTCTTAACCTTATTCACATGTTTGCGACGTCTCGAGATATTGGTAACTATGCCGCATGCTTTGCTTTCTATTTGATTGTTTTACTTCATTTGCAATTTAAGTTCCCTATGCAACTTAAATTTGTGTTATATATATATGGTTTAATTTTGTTTACCATCAAATAAGGTTTTTACAAACTTACTTTTTTTAGAATTTACAAACTTGCTTTTTAATTGTCCATTATAGGCATACGtttattaaaaaaaatcatgtttaaaCTTGTACCCAGTTATCAATAGTTCTAAATTTCGCACCAAATCCTTAATTTTCCTTTAGCTTTACTTTTCAGGGTCAACCATTGTATTCATCAGTTTCGCACAGAGAAGTTTAAATAAAACTATCAACTGACATTTTTTGATAGATGGAGAGATTGGAAGGTTTTAAGAAAATTCATTTGATATTCTTTTAATTGATTGCATTCAAATTGCTTCATAATGGATGCTTCTCGTTTTACACACACATACATGACTCAATGGTTAATGGAGAACTAGCAAGGAGTTAGGCCACTGGCTTACAAGACTTCCAAAAGGATGTTGATGTCTCGGGGCTGTTGCATGGTTCACAATTAAAAAGATAGCAAAAATAGAATGACAGATcatgtggctagagttaaagaaTCTTAAGAGAGGATATTAGGTCCTTTGTAATATTTTAAGTGAGACAATATTTGGAATTTTTAAACATATGATGGACATTAGTAAGTTGACTACACAAGGTTTGTTATTGCATTGGAATTACAATTTGGTTGCTCATGTTCAGTGTGATACATAACTAGAGGAATTGGTTGGGTACATAAACTAACACCTAGAGCATGATTTTGACTTGTAGCTCATTTCAGTTGTTATTGTTTGTAATTTTTACATGAGTGTTGGTCTCCCATGAAAGTAGAGTGTGTGTGTTTTTATATTAGGCCCCACATGTGAGTAAAATTACATTGTTTTATTTATGTCATTTGAAGTATTAGTCCACATTGGATAGGAGTGCTTTTCTTTATTTGTGAAGGTTGTTCATTCTACATATGAACTCACCACTAGCTTCAACATTTATAAGAATGATGATGAAAGGCAAACATTTTTATTACCTCTACATTAACAAGTGCCAACTATGTTACAATTTTGTGTTTATGACAGTGCTTCTACTTCGGTCCAAATAATGAAGCTGGTTGTGGAGATTGGAAACCGGCATCCGAGATGGTCATCTTGCAAAGTAAGCATCTAACGCATGTGCGACTGAGTGGATATTGTGGTACGGTTGGAGAGATAGATTTTGCAAGGTATCCTATGGTTAGAGCGCAATCTCTAAGGGCCATGGATGTCAGTCATTCCGTTGATTGGACCTCAAAGGATATCAGCCGCCAAACTGAGTTGATATGCGTGCAAGGGAAGGCCTCGCCATTGGCTGAGCTATTTTTCACTAGAAGCACCCAGCCAGATGACGTGCGAAGGAAAGTAGCTAGATATCTTCATACATTGCCCATGCTTTGATGAAATGTACACCCCCTTGGGTTTGGGTTGTATTTTCCTTGTAATCATGGTGTTATTATAGCTTGAAACTCTTTTTTAAGAATGGTTTTCATGTGTGTTAAGGGTGTGGCTACTGGTCAATCGACTGAAAGtgaattttgggtcagtcgattgacCCCAAACTCTGTTTCAATTAAGCCTGATTAATTAGGCAGCCACATAAGCCCACGCAGCGTCCGCACAGGTGCAAGCTGGACCATGGGCTGCTCCAGTCCAATATTACGTCCAAGCCAGCCTATTCTTTTGTACATTAATTACGGCCTGCTCTAGCATAGTATTGGTCAAGCATTTGTAGATGACCAATGAATAGCACTCTCACACATATTTGCATGCAAATGGTTAGTGGCTATGTGTGCAATCACACATGTATATTATTTTTATACATGTGCAATCTCACCGATGAATAGCACTCTCACACAAGTTTATTTTATGcatgcatatatttggaaaatgTATTATTACTATGCAAAACTGAGCATAATATAGTGAGAtttctgcaaaaaaaatgttttttgaaAAGTAATGGATTAGTGACATCGGTATTATCCTtacaaaagaaaagaaatgaaaactaaaacaaaaatgaaaaatgaaaaactaaaacaaaatttaaaaaatgatgTTTGTTCTATGGAAGAATAAATTCATGGCATTGGCATTACCCTTTCAGGaagacaaaaacaaaaacaaaataatgaagttttctaagaaagaatgaaaccctttaagaagaaagaaaatgaaagagaAAAAAACTTTCAAAACTTGCACGCAATTTGCACTGAAATTGCACTTTTTGAAATATgtaaagaataagcatataatagtgcaatTTTTGCATCCTACTATAATTTACACATGGTGTAATTGAAATAATGTAtttcctttaagaagaaagaaaatttaAAAAACATGCGCACTACTTTGCACCGAAATTGCACTTTATCATAATTTGCAAAAAATAATCATATAATCATAAAACTTTGGCACATGTTATATAGTATTTGTATGTATATAATCACACTCAGCCAAAAAcctacaaaaaacaaaaaaaataactaataaaggggaaaaggaaaaaggaaaaaagaaaaacgcAGCCCAGAAgagcaaaaacgagctcaagaagCAATTTGACTGACATATATCTAAAGTGAtgtgttaatggattccttttatGCAGATTACACACAGCCCAACTGACCACCAAAAtgacacagaaaaagaaaagaaaacagcaCACTTCTCAAAGCAGAATCGGACGGCCACAAAATCGACCGACCCAAAAAGAATTTTCAGCTGTCTGACATATATCTAAAGTGAtgtgttaatggattccttttatGCAGATTACATGGAGAAGTACAAATCCATGTAGTTTATTATGTCCTAACACATGAAACAAGGGACAACGTTCTCCTATATGATCAGGATTGGTGCAGTTGAACCTAGTGGCAGAGAAAAGCACTTCTACCATGCACGGGACGTCCCGTGCATGGATCAACCGTCGACTCGGTTTGAGATTAGGATACATGCAAACTTACCAGTAGTATTTGTTATTCCTAGAGTAATATAATCATATATTCTGGCAATCAATCAATCAACTTTACGGCTTCTCTCTCCTCATTTTTCTCACACCACATGCACACAGGGTGAGTTCTCTCTCCTACTCATTAGTACACATGCATTTGTTTTCAATCTTAAAATTGGAACAACTATATATGTTCAAATAAACTTCAGAAAAATATTCCATTTGTACATGTGTTTGATTTTATCTTCAAAATAAGCCCAATATTGAATATGCTTCGACAAAGTTCAAATTTCAAagttgaactaaaaccatgacaaaaattataaaatggagggagtataattttgttATAAATAATATAAAACATTTAATTTTTAAATAAAACTCAACTAGATGAAACTAACTAGGAAATATC
Proteins encoded in this window:
- the LOC123062066 gene encoding protein ADP-ribosyltransferase PARP3 isoform X1, whose product is MLLTKMLMSLEVHETRSRTHAAEEGKDAPKRQKEEHKEQEGGKERPSKNKKPAEPEAPTKTKKLKGGESELDGKENSTKEYTDFCKAIREHLSVEDMRKILEANGQDASGSEDAVVPSCEDMMFYGPLEKCPTCGGQLECKGWKYKCTGKYSEWASCIFSSSNPPRKSDPIKVPEEINNDYVNKWLKQQEGKGYPKRDVDEEAHIFSGMMIALSGRMSRSHAYFKEQILNHGGQVNNSVLGVTCVVASPAERDKGGSGGFAEALERGTPVVSENWIVDSIQKKEAQPLAAYDIVSDVVPEGRGLPLDKLDPSEEAIETLAAELKLAGKRSVHKDSKLDKDGGHIFEKDGIIYNCACSVCDLGSEMNQFCIMQLIMLPEKHLHLFYKKGPIGHDQMAEERVEDFGNRVNDAIKEFARLFEEVTGNEFEPWEREKKFEKKSMKMYPLDMDVGFDVRHGGAALRQLGAAAAHCKLDPAISFLLKQLCGQEIYRYALTEMAQDLPDLPVGMLTDLHLKRGEEVLLEWIRDAEAVPESGPAADALWIEISNKWFTLFPTTRPYIMRGFEQIADNVASGFETIRDINVASHLIGDVFGSTLDDPLSECYKKLGCSINSVPEDSDDYKMIVKYLEKTYEPVKVDDVVYGVSVDRIYAVESSAFPSYEEIKKLPNKVLLWCGTRSSNLLRHLHKGFMPAVCHLPVPGYMFGRAIVCSDAAAEAARYGYTAVDRPEGYLVLAVASLGEEIKEITGTPGAEDVKSLEEKKLGVKGVGRKTTDESEHLTWRDDVKVPCGKLVPSGNEDGPLEYNEFAVYDPKQVSIQFLVGVRYEEQNMEVVPDE
- the LOC123062066 gene encoding protein ADP-ribosyltransferase PARP3 isoform X2; translated protein: MVHETRSRTHAAEEGKDAPKRQKEEHKEQEGGKERPSKNKKPAEPEAPTKTKKLKGGESELDGKENSTKEYTDFCKAIREHLSVEDMRKILEANGQDASGSEDAVVPSCEDMMFYGPLEKCPTCGGQLECKGWKYKCTGKYSEWASCIFSSSNPPRKSDPIKVPEEINNDYVNKWLKQQEGKGYPKRDVDEEAHIFSGMMIALSGRMSRSHAYFKEQILNHGGQVNNSVLGVTCVVASPAERDKGGSGGFAEALERGTPVVSENWIVDSIQKKEAQPLAAYDIVSDVVPEGRGLPLDKLDPSEEAIETLAAELKLAGKRSVHKDSKLDKDGGHIFEKDGIIYNCACSVCDLGSEMNQFCIMQLIMLPEKHLHLFYKKGPIGHDQMAEERVEDFGNRVNDAIKEFARLFEEVTGNEFEPWEREKKFEKKSMKMYPLDMDVGFDVRHGGAALRQLGAAAAHCKLDPAISFLLKQLCGQEIYRYALTEMAQDLPDLPVGMLTDLHLKRGEEVLLEWIRDAEAVPESGPAADALWIEISNKWFTLFPTTRPYIMRGFEQIADNVASGFETIRDINVASHLIGDVFGSTLDDPLSECYKKLGCSINSVPEDSDDYKMIVKYLEKTYEPVKVDDVVYGVSVDRIYAVESSAFPSYEEIKKLPNKVLLWCGTRSSNLLRHLHKGFMPAVCHLPVPGYMFGRAIVCSDAAAEAARYGYTAVDRPEGYLVLAVASLGEEIKEITGTPGAEDVKSLEEKKLGVKGVGRKTTDESEHLTWRDDVKVPCGKLVPSGNEDGPLEYNEFAVYDPKQVSIQFLVGVRYEEQNMEVVPDE